One genomic region from Plasmodium berghei ANKA genome assembly, chromosome: 4 encodes:
- a CDS encoding parasite-infected erythrocyte surface protein — protein sequence MKIITWLLPLLVINIVIKCNNKIKDNIFQNLRKKTKFLVLNEPIIDLDFSENLFHTLLFDLEIYNNIYTLDKTLLNLEKSNHSNIFKLLIETYETVSKENEQANDENKIKYVILATSHTRLHPINLEYLLLKFNKYIYNQNTYQNGDIDIKAILQEYNEEINESLEKKKKINNISNNMDEIYKDNIISALLSQEKDSSDKFVKKNNISRNLNNYNNQYKGMFVGYGFNDNESFTFHNLNENKKILFPSINSGIILDIMLLKNIYENYINIHKKNEQIIHKDYIYEISKFIYDNINVELTHFENTCLDTKQNIYIINKENTEFDVYKYYLTKALFQDYDKSSIKEKEETHNEYLIMSYFQLAYPITNCVTYSGRSQNETFIGFDKFNMISIENDEKLKYYIKETEEISFNNIDEYKQKFNDINKRYDEILEHSEHNLTHKDVVFGIKTNINMEYRINYIKNTFDNKQNNKQIFNNLKITKTLKNQKETSVINTDLLKSGFDNENIDIQIFYISDIESKLFNTLKYDTYDISNNSSCEKMKRIIFHFYEEYVEKDKKKNNIKSLKKPKYLFIGNDNTFVNIKNLVDVMNVASNKCMHIKKHMYDIYLKSFQFLKKNEPKFLKNFNKNPPLFYQYIKQNFLDVIHNLKKYNYSPKYCKDNNNNDVKSSFKYNVPIFLGKRYSYNTFYNNNETYDYLASDAGILINDSFAKKIYFCKNCVCLNNNDQSYDMILGKWVNKLNILTINFEGFFPNHPDNYNKKYLNTLVPITYNNLNLNKTVEEIKKTYFQYLVNFNKDEIEGKTDSYIDYLDQNFKNTFDNIFHYFFYIKNYYNSPKDEKNNNISKINKKIYAKMEYNGSYKKLFNLSKFFKEEIENIIQFKYNKKNGTRKEKFNYVNNYVVENTEIKTNQNYENEELVQDYFPENSEEDDENDLFSEDDFDYDEYIKDIENSRKLYKEQIDQYNERAENTSNSTNKHNNQNADTPDEYFNNEL from the coding sequence atgaaaataataacctGGTTACTTCCTCTTTtagtaataaatatagtaataaaatgtaataacaaaataaaggataatatatttcaaaacTTACGAAAAAAAACCAAGTTTTTAGTTTTAAATGAGCCAATAATAGATTTAGATTTTAgtgaaaatttatttcacactcttttatttgatttagaaatatataataatatatatacattagATAAAACTTTATTAAATCTCGAAAAATCAAATCATTcgaatattttcaaattattaattgaaACATATGAAACAGTTagtaaagaaaatgaacaagctaatgatgaaaataaaataaaatatgttattttaGCAACTTCACATACTAGATTACATCCTATAAATCtagaatatttattattaaaatttaacaaatatatttataatcaAAATACATATCAAAATGGAGATATTGACATTAAGGCTATTCTTCAAGaatataatgaagaaataaatgaaagtttagaaaaaaaaaaaaaaataaataatatttcaaataatatggatgaaatatataaagataatataatatcagCTCTTTTAAGCCAAGAAAAAGACAGTAGTgataaatttgttaaaaaaaataacatttcCAGAAATCtcaataattataataatcaaTACAAAGGTATGTTTGTTGGATATGGATTTAATGATAACGAATCTTTTACTTTTCACAAtcttaatgaaaataaaaaaattttatttccttcAATTAATAGTGGAATAATACTAGATATAATgctattaaaaaatatatatgaaaattatattaatatacacaaaaaaaatgaacaaattatacacaaagattatatatatgaaatatctaaatttatttatgataatattaatgttGAATTAACtcattttgaaaatacATGTTTGGAtacaaaacaaaatatatatataattaataaagaaaatacaGAATTTGATGTTTATAAATACTATTTAACAAAAGCATTGTTTCAAGATTATGATAAATCAagtataaaagaaaaagaggAAACAcataatgaatatttaattatgtCTTATTTTCAATTAGCATATCCAATAACTAATTGTGTTACTTATTCTGGGCGTTCACAAAATGAAACTTTTATAGGATTTGATAAGTTTAATATGATTAGTattgaaaatgatgaaaaattaaaatattatataaaagaaacTGAAGAAATATcctttaataatatagatgaatataaacaaaaatttaatgatataaataaaagatatgATGAAATATTAGAACATAGTGAACATAACTTAACACATAAAGATGTTGTTTTTggaataaaaacaaatataaatatggaatatcgaataaattatattaaaaacacttttgataataaacaaaataataaacaaatttttaacaatttaaaaattacaaaaacattaaaaaatcaaaaagaAACAAGCGTAATTAATACAGATCTTTTAAAAAGTGGATttgataatgaaaatatagacattcaaattttttatatctctGATATAGAAAGTAAATTATTCAACACTTTGAAATATGACACATATGATATATCGAATAATAGTTCGtgtgaaaaaatgaaacgaattatttttcatttttatgaaGAATATGTagaaaaagacaaaaaaaaaaataatataaaaagtttgAAAAAAcccaaatatttatttattggaAATGATAATACTTTTgtcaatataaaaaatttagttGATGTTATGAATGTTGCttcaaataaatgtatgcatataaaaaagcatatgtatgatatatatctaaaatcttttcaatttttaaaaaaaaacgagcccaaatttcttaaaaattttaataaaaatccACCACTATTTTATCagtatataaaacaaaattttctGGATGTAATACATAacttgaaaaaatataattatagtCCAAAGTATTGTAAagataacaataataatgatgtAAAAAGTAGCTTCAAATACAATGTCCCTATTTTTTTAGGAAAAagatattcatataatacattttacAACAATAATGAAACTTATGATTATTTAGCATCCGATGCTggtatattaataaatgatagttttgcaaaaaaaatatatttctgtaaaaattgtgtatgtcttaataataatgatcaATCATATGATATGATTTTAGGAAAATGggtaaataaattaaatattttaacaattAATTTTGAAGGTTTTTTTCCAAATCATCctgataattataataaaaaatatttaaatacatTAGTTCCCATTacttataataatttaaatttaaataaaacggtagaagaaataaaaaaaacatattttcaatatttagtaaattttaataaagaTGAAATAGAAGGTAAAACTGATTCATATATAGATTATTTAgatcaaaattttaaaaacacatttgataatatttttcattactttttttatattaagaattattataattcaccaaaagatgaaaaaaataataatatttcaaaaattaacaaaaaaatttatgcCAAAATGGAATATAATGGATCTTACAAAAAACTGTTTAATTTATcgaaattttttaaagaggaaattgaaaatataatacaatttaaatataataaaaaaaatggaactcgaaaagaaaaatttaattacgTAAATAATTACGTTGTAGAAAATACTGAAATAAAAACTAatcaaaattatgaaaatgaagaacTTGTTCAAGATTATTTTCCAGAAAATTCTGAAGAagatgatgaaaatgatttatttaGTGAAGATGATTTTGATTatgatgaatatataaaagacATTGAAAATAgtagaaaattatataaggAACAAATAGACCAATATAATGAGAGAGCCGAAAATACTTCAAATTCGACTAATAAGCATAACAATCAAAATGCCGACACTCCAGATGAATATTTCAATAATGAactttag
- a CDS encoding eukaryotic translation initiation factor 3 subunit K, putative: MNINSIIEEVQAIKVYPHMMFNASKLKVLSDYVDIAFENNEYFDNEVMLTLLRLFCLYPHCYDKSVIKKILVCVLYNINTVDMNIYLSLINPNIYDDNIKGIVYLHDLIKECQFKKLWNCINNKSEENNNYDYSFLQNYNNFTCNIRKYILNSITLSFEKISIKQISEYLNMENVEEIEKFLNENKWTVKKIKNKDGEEQTICINENIENIQNRKNISTYFNDDNLTSYINKLNS, translated from the exons atgaatatcaATAGTATAATAGAGGAAGTTCAAGCTATAAAGGTTTACCCGCATATGATGTTTAATGCATCCAAACTAA AAGTACTAAGCGATTACGTCGATATAGCctttgaaaataatgaatattttgaCAATGAAGTTATGCTAACATTATTAAGAttgttttgtttatatCCACATTGCTACGACAAATCTGTaattaagaaaatattggtatgtgttttatataatataaataccgtagatatgaatatatatttaagcTTAATAAATCCAAACAtatatgatgataatataaaggGCATTGTATATTTGCATGACTTGATTAAAGAATgccaatttaaaaaattatggaattgtataaataataaaagcgaagaaaataataattatgattattcctttttacaaaattataacaattttaCATGCAATATTAGAaagtatattttaaattctATAACATTAagttttgaaaaaatttccataaaacaaatatctgaatatttaaatatggaAAATGTGGAAGAAATTGAAAAGTTTTTAAACGAAAATAAATGGactgttaaaaaaattaaaaataaagatggAGAAGAACAAACTATTTgtattaatgaaaatatagaaaatattcaaaatagaaaaaatataagtacatattttaatgatGACAATTTAACATCATACATTAATAAGTTGAATAGTTAA
- a CDS encoding trafficking protein particle complex subunit 4, putative, whose product MYSLYVNNQHGTLVYQKHFSEEIKLNSNEEIRLASMLHGISTISEKINVNSSLNTKNIFKLLEKKGIETIEGNGFKIQCYDTLTGIKIFAVHKDDLNIELNKYLKRVYELYSDIILKNPFYDIDMPIRSEAFNEHIDKLFSNIN is encoded by the exons atGTATTCTCTTTATGTTAACAACCAACATGGTACTTTAGTTTATCAAAAg CATTTTAgcgaagaaataaaattaaatagtaatgaagaaataagACTTGCTTCTATGTTACATGGTATTTCAACAATTTCTGAAAAGATAAATGTGAATTCATCattaaatacaaaaaatatatttaaattattagaaaaaaaaggtaTCGAAACAATTGAAGGGAATGGTTTTAAAATTCAATGTTATGATACTTTGAcaggaataaaaatatttgcaGTTCACAAAGATGACTTAAACATTGAgttgaataaatatttaaaaagggtatatgaattatatagtgatataatattaaagaaTCCATTTTATGATATTGATATGCCAATACGTTCAGAAGCTTTTAATGAGCATATCGATAAgcttttttcaaatataaactga
- a CDS encoding phosphoglycerate mutase, putative codes for MMKGNYSYERHGSQHFNINSYGSRINSKNNNNNNNKTDKYDYSYYNGKTNYGYYREGNYYFNDEVSYKIKNRMNKYEYSYDNYGEYRYSKNNNSKNGNEKKYYHYYKDKYNKNNLNTNTHFEKINSDNNMSNKQNKSTENNSTKINELINNIYYKISYYLKKNRKYLNKILQQNYEINIYLIRHMEAQHNKQHVEDLDTPRDLIYKRPIYLDSVATEEGIKMCEDVRNYHLNGTGKSGCNKMHDIYYKEIIQLYNDYIEKCDKEQQTSKENSKESRKESSKENKKENKKGVFERNNNFVIISSPLRRCLQTMKYLFNFKKNIVIYEPIREISGSYITDQRSKTSEVKKFCDNNFDEYELMCFGEEDIMSVERFRESSCQVYFRCLQFLKFVHSLAINYFASIERENDSMSLDVKIGNSKSPKGNSNQSNMKNNEEKQNSTPNSEIDDYINDKCNNEETCTKTNEKNKKSFNIVVVSHSSYLLHLLALLDYLNLDARNFNNCDIRKITIPLTNTFLFFNNIINLQLAKPVISNNMPLCFRDKQKNVLKKTYKDKNIYTLNSINDIDDIICESPCTIIIYQYNELIKNQNNYKKYLEKIKNFIDNNNKEFQLKNGYFSNGMYKKYVLKKGKNDDNSENNMYNLGRDILVTDASEHLGFSERKQAWELNRKGYIAGQNVILIVLPDVENAPKKTNAPNNKGIETDLDTKTNDDDNEDLGSLKNVTKIIDNYDSVQDLIKSPDFWISIKKNIDNINLNSFHEYIIKKYNKILTTENEDFCYIDLVASLENKNFINKYGNMFNGYFKKLKEKYNNNNSSLNLEKECKYINENLINKIFPQEYETSKDEDETGEVSMNSNLTSQRNTLNNHDKINIVKKKFIYIPNKYNDKNKMTKQKNNDNYNISNSIVPNNKAFVMENIKVLKSFPQSIQNLNVEMFYRDKFFYFNCLHKFIKSKNKIEGLVLAKLLAFLDLLKAFNFNSTSKIFQKLTKLDDIIYTNTIEDSSQIVNTYSCDKKPVPVNNTFYFSASAKKYKDIQTLKGRKKGIVDDLNYIRYNMLTISGGAENVYILNVLS; via the exons aTGATGAAAGGGAACTATTCATATGAACGACATGGGTCACAACATTTTAACATAAATAGCTATGGTTCTAGAATAAATAGcaagaataataataataataataataaaacagataaatatgattattcatattataacGGGAAAACAAACTACGGATATTATAGAGAAGGTAACTACTATTTTAATGATGAAGTTagttataaaataaaaaatagaatgaataaatatgaatattctTATGATAATTATGGAGAGTATCGATACTctaaaaacaataattcaaaaaatggaaatgaaaaaaaatattatcactattataaagataaatataataaaaataatttaaacaCTAACACACactttgaaaaaataaatagtgACAACAATATGtcaaataaacaaaataaaagtactgaaaataattctactaaaattaatgaattaataaataatatatattataagatttcttattatttaaaaaaaaatcgaaaatatttaaataaaatactccaacaaaattatgaaataaatatttatcttATAAGACATATGGAAGCACAACATAATAAACAACATGTTGAAGATTTAGATACCCCAAGAGATTTGATATACAAACGACCTATCTATTTGGATAGTGTAGCTACTGAAGAGggaataaaaatgtgtGAGGATGTAAGGAATTATCACCTGAACGGTACAGGTAAAAGTGGGTGCAATAAAATGCAtgacatatattataaagaaataattcAACTATACAATGattatattgaaaaatgtGATAAAGAACAGCAAACTAGTAAAGAAAATAGCAAAGAAAGTAGAAAAGAAAGTAgcaaagaaaataaaaaagaaaataaaaaaggagTATTTGAACGAAACAACaattttgttataataTCGTCGCCTCTAAGAAGATGTTTACAAACAATGAAGTATTTGttcaattttaaaaaaaatatagttatTTATGAACCAATAAGAGAAATATCGGGTAGTTATATTACTGATCAAAGATCAAAAACATCTgaagttaaaaaattttgtgataataattttgatgaaTATGAATTAATGTGTTTTGGTGAAGAAGATATAATGAGTGTAGAAAGATTTAGAGAATCATCTTGTCAAGTATATTTCCGTTGCTTACAGTTTTTAAAGTTTGTACATTCCCTAgctattaattattttgcaTCTATAGAACGCGAAAATGATTCTATGAGTTTGGATGTGAAAATAGGAAATTCGAAGAGCCCCAAAGGAAATAGTAACCAATccaatatgaaaaataatgaagaaaaacaaaattcaACTCCAAATTCTGAAATCGATGATTATATAAACGATAAATGTAACAATGAAGAAACATGTACAAAAAcaaacgaaaaaaataaaaagtctTTTAATATAGTCGTTGTATCACATAGTTCCTATTTATTACATCTTTTAGCGTTACTTGATTATCTAAATTTAGATGCTagaaattttaataattgtgatattagaaaaataacaataccCTTAactaatacatttttattttttaataatataattaactTACAGCTAGCTAAACCAGTGatatcaaataatatgCCTTTATGTTTTAGGgacaaacaaaaaaatgttttgaaaaaaacttataaagataaaaatatatatacactaAATAGCATAAATGATATAGATGATATAATTTGTGAAAGCCCTTGtacaattattatataccaGTATAATgagttaataaaaaatcaaaataactataaaaaatatttagaaaaaatcaaaaattttatagataataataacaagGAGTTTCAGTTAAAAAACGGGTATTTTTCCAACGgaatgtataaaaaatatgttttaaaaaaagggaaaaatgatgataatagtgaaaataatatgtacAATTTAGGTCGAGATATTCTCGTTACAGATGCAAGTGAGCATCTCGGTTTTTCCGAAAGAAAACAAGCATGGGAACTTAACAGGAAGGGATATATTGCAGGGCAGAATGTAATATTAATAGTATTACCTGATGTTGAAAATGCACCCAAAAAAACTAATGCaccaaataataaaggaATTGAAACGGATCTCGACACTAAAACAaatgatgatgataatGAAGACCTTGGTTCTCTAAAAAATGTTACTAAAATTATAGACAATTATGATAGTGTTCaagatttaataaaatcgCCAGATTTTTGGATAtcgataaaaaaaaatatagataatataaatttaaattcatttcatgaatatataattaaaaaatacaacaAAATATTGACGACAGAAAATGAAGATTTCTGCTATATCGATTTAGTAGCATCACttgaaaacaaaaattttattaacaagtatggaaatatgtttaatggctattttaaaaaattaaaagaaaaatataataataataattcatcACTAAACTTGGAAAAAGAATGtaagtatataaatgaaaatttaatcAACAAAATATTCCCTCAAGAATATGAAACATCAAAAGATGAAGACGAAACTGGGGAAGTTTCGATGAATTCAAATTTGACTTCACAGCGAAATACTTTAAACAACCATGATAAGataaatattgtaaaaaaaaaatttatttatataccaaacaaatataatgataaaaataaaatgacaaaacaaaaaaataacgataattataatattagcAATAGCATTGTTCCTAATAATAAAGCATTTGttatggaaaatataaaagtttTAAAATCTTTTCCTCAATCtattcaaaatttaaatgtaGAAATGTTTTATCGTGataagtttttttattttaattgtctacataaatttataaaaagtaaaaataaaattgaaggTCTAGTACTAGCCAAGTTATTAGCATTTCTCGATTTACTTAAagcatttaattttaattctactagtaaaatatttcaaaaactTACAAAATTAGatgatattatttatacaaatacAATTGAAGATTCATCACAAATAGTTAATACATATTCATGCGATAAAAAACCTGTACCTGTTAATAACACTTTCTATTTTTCAGCATCCGCTAAGAAATACAAAGATATACAGACACTAAAGG ggAGAAAAAAGGGAATAGTTGAcgatttaaattatataagaTATAATATGTTAACAATATCTGGTGGCGCCGagaatgtatatatactaaaCGTGCTTAgctga